In Methanofervidicoccus sp. A16, the sequence CTCTATCTTTAACATTTCAGGCCCTGTTGTGTCTCCACCTACGATAGCGCCCTTTGAATTTGCAACAATACAGGCACCTACTGAAGGATTACCCTTATTGGCAGTACCTCTCTCCAGTATATCTATCTTGAAGATATCTTTCAACTCCTCTATTTCCTCCTCAGAAGTGTTTGGATGGACTAGGCCCCCCTTATTTGTAACAACTAAGTTGGAACCCACAGTACTTAACCCCGCAACATCTCGAGGCACTACCTCCACATTTAATATATCTTCTATCTCCCTTCTATACCCCCTCAATTCGTTGGATATTATACATCCCCTGTCGTTAGTGGCTATAAGATTACCAAAGGCAGTATTT encodes:
- a CDS encoding translation initiation factor IF-6 — its product is MRVIKEYFSGIPTLGVLSLATELFGLFPHFVEERALERYSRILEVPVKALNIGNSSLIGSLSVANSYGIVLPPLTSKDEIETLKGFLRENDIDIAIEKVEAKNTAFGNLIATNDRGCIISNELRGYRREIEDILNVEVVPRDVAGLSTVGSNLVVTNKGGLVHPNTSEEEIEELKDIFKIDILERGTANKGNPSVGACIVANSKGAIVGGDTTGPEMLKIEEALDLIE